ctttcctttttttctttttttataataaggagGACGAAACCtctatattttattagtaaatCTCACTTATGACCAAGAAAAATCATTATACATAATAACAACATACTATGTAAAGAAATTCACTCCAGAAAATAACATTGAACAAGCCTAACACATCTTAAACCAGCCTAACACATGGTAAACCAATCTTGTCCATACGTAATACTCTCTGAGATGGGAAGGTTGTTGAGTGCAGCCCCTTGCTCCTAATCGTGCTTAATAGTCCGCCAGGACATTTCCTTCCCGATATATATGCGTAACTTGAATCGTACAAATtatggaaaatattaaaaaatgaaaatgatttatacttCATCATTATCTTACTTGGAGAGTAGGAAATGGTAAAAGCATCGAAGTTTGGGGTCATAAGTGGCTCAACTCCCCTTCTACCTTCAAAGTTCAATCTCCTGTTAGAGTGTTGGAACAAGAGGCAAGGGTATGTGAACTGTTAGATCAGAGTGGATTCAGCTGGAATGAGGATCTAGTTAGAGAGATTTTCTACAAAGAAGAAGCTGATAAAATCTGCAGCCTTCCAGTGAGCAAGCTAGGCTCAGAAGACAAGATGATATGGGGGCCTTCCAAGAGAGGTTTATTCACGGTTAAGAGTGCATATTATTTGGAacaagagaggaaaagaaggcaGAAGGGGGAATGCTCCatggaaaagaaatttgatttgatatggAAAAAAATTTGGAGTTTAAAAGTTCCAGGGGTGGTTAAGTCTTTTTTATGGAAGGTGGGGAATGATGTGCTAGCAACAAGGAAGAATTAATGGAGGAGAAAAGTAATAGAGAATGCGACCTGCCCAATATGCAGGAGTGAAGTGGAGACAGCTATGCACATACTGTGGCAGTGCCCTGCAGCCAGAGATGTATGGGCTGGATCTGTTCGAGCTATTCAAAAATGGACAGTTGAGGAAGATTGTTTCTTAGTTTTCTGGGACAAGGCAATGCAAAAGCTTGAGGTAGAAGAGCTAGAGATAGTAGCAGTGGTGATGAGATCATTGTGGCAAAGAAtgaactcttttatttttgaaaacatcttCAATGGACCTGAGTCTTTATTGAGAAAGGCAAAGACAATGTTTGATGATTTCAAAGAAGCTCAAATTAAGCTTTTAACTCAAGCAGAGGAACCAAGACAGTTAGAAGCTAGTGTGAGCAGCAGAGGTAGTCATGTGTTATGGAAAAAACCTGATCAAGGAGGTATTAAAGTAAACTGGGATGCTGCTCTCAATAGTAAATTTATGGGATTGGGAGTGGTTATGAGAAACGAGAAAGGGGAGGTTTTGGCATGTGCTTGTAGCAGGAGATTGCCTGCAATAAATTATGATGTTGCAGAAACTGTTGCCTTATGGTTTGCAGTGGAATTATGCTTGGATCTGGGATTTAACAGAGTCACTTTCGAAGGAGATGCTCAATCAGTGGTCAAAGTTGTTAATAGCAGGGAGGAGGATTTGTCATGCGGAGGCCATATTATAGAGGATATAAAAACAATACTGGAAGGGCGCAGTGCTTGGACAGTGCAGTTTAtaggaagaaaaggaaatgaagtAGCTCACTTGCTtgtaaaaaatgctttaaatttAGAGTTTGATAAGTTTTGGATAGATGAATGtcctgcttttatttttttacaagtatgtaAGGATATAAATTGTTCAGGTTTACagtttgatgaatgaatatacGAGGTTCTtttggtttcaaaaaaaaaaaaaaaatcattatcttACTTGTATCTTATtataataacataatattattatttataattggatttattattttaaaagataaaagttcAATTTATCTTTCGAAATTCAGTTTACTTGATGAAGAGTAGGCCTCGTTggaaaattcaatttatttatagagaagGGAATATTATAGCTCGTCAACTTGGGAACCTTGCTCTATCATTGGAATCGAGCAAGTTTGGATTCAAGGACTTTTAGTTATATTCTCAGTAATGTATTGAAAGAAAAGTCTTGTACCGATTGAtatttatgaaatgaattatattttactttcaaaaaaatatgaaaattatatcaaCACAACGaaataaaagtataatatatagcataACTCTTCCAAAATTGATTCATTTGAAAAGACAAAATGTGTTGAATCTTCTAGATTATGTCCCAttgactgaaaaaaaaaaatttagagaactgaACGGTAGGTTAATGCATTCCGAATGGATATCTTTAACATTTCCATTCAATGGTTGCATTATACGATATGTGAAGAGCTCTGCTAAGTCTAGGAATGCTACCCGCACCATCTGGATCCTTTTTAATAGGCCCAAATCACGTTTTTTTAGCTATTTTGGGCCTAAAACTCTGTAaacatctaaaattaaaaaaaatagaaattaaaaaaaaaggcttttataataatacaaattaaaaatttgtatacTCCTAAGTTGCAACTAATCATCCTAAGTAAGCTATTAGtctattacaataatacaaattaatctaaaactatttcaaaattacaaataaatctaaaaaatattacaagttgtcacataatttaaataaataataataacacaatTAACTACCAAGTAACAAATTGTAGCAAAATTACAATTAACGCAAGaatatcatttcaattttttaattgacTTTGACATTGGAATTTGGGGTGGTCAGTGGTCATAATGGTGGAAAAGTCAGTGAACTATGTTGTGAGATcataaaacttgaaatattaatagCAAAACAGTTTAGAATtacaaacaagaaacaaaaataaaaaaatacaaacatatagtaaaaatgtaaaaattacaaatattaaaagtactaaccaaTATGAGATCGGGATCAAAATGAGAATGAGATCATTTGATCATTGGGATTAGGATTGGGTATATGACAGTGAGACTATAAAAGCTAAAaacaatacatgaaaaataattagaattaccaaaaattaaataaatataaaaattatgaaggGAGAAATTGTACAAACCAATAACAAATGACAATGATGGGTCCAATACACATGAAGTCATATTGCAGCTGATGTAGATGTTGGCTCATGTATCgctaaaacaattaaatttgaaattaatatcgattaaacaaatataaataaattaaaataacaaaattagatTAACGATTACCAGATGAAGGTTGATCGCCACCCTCCTTGTCAACCTCCTCAAAGTCAAGAACATCTTGAATATAAATTATGGTCCCTttgatccaattctgtgtgcaaatcaatgcctccacaatgGTAGGAGATAATGAGCTCCTGAACTCTAGAATGGATCCAATATATACCCTCTAGTGCTAAAGACCGACTCTGAGGCTACAATGTTAATAGAGATCACCAAAATATTGTGGGTAATCTCTTCAAGAACGAGATACTTCACAGCATTGGTTTTCCACCAAGATAATATATCAAACCCTCATGTAAATGGGTGAAGATCCACTGCCAAGTATCTATCCACATCCTACTGGGCCTCTCCAACCTACATTTTATACCAACCCCGGCTTCGGAAGAAGGCGTGGGGTAGGTGTAAATGCTAGAATATTATCACTCCTAAATGCAgtaaactcatcaaacaatTTACCAAAAATTTTCCTAACTCATGCTGCAATATGATTCACATATGCCTTCTCGTGTGCCAATCACAAGCTATATACTATTCCATCAATCTTATACTTGGGGTCAAGAGCAACAaccacataaaagaaaatattcaccCTGCTTATATGTCTCCAATACTTGTCACACTTAACCATCATCATTAATGTCATCTCCCTTATCTTAATTTGGTCACTCACCTACATGTCATCCACTTCTTCTTTTACCTTACATATTTACTCACATAAATCATTGGATGTTGGGTACAGAGAACAGGAAAGCTTCATTGTGACTTCGTAGAAAGGCCTcaaaaagtctacaaaaatttcaacaacctcccaatcatcattaGTAGGCTTACCTAATCCCCGtgctcatcaaaatatttgatatatttaatGTTTTCATCACCCACTAACGCAAAGCCCGACTTATATTTTTGGATCGTCTCTAACATCAAGAAGTTGAGTTCCATCTTATAAAAACATATTGACAAAGGCCCTTCTTGGATGTTATATCTGCAGCTCTCACAGCaatttgaatttctccaatctagcaGGTGAAAATCTCACAGTAGTTCTAACCCATGCAACAGAATCATCAAGATATTTCAAACCATCACTGACAATTAGATTTATGTACAacacatctcacatgcaaacactcaccacccaagattgtcttatttgcctaTCTAAAATAGGTCTTAAAATGTCCTAATGCGACATCCTTAGACGAGACATTATCAACTAGAATTGTCACAACTCGTTCCAACCCTTTGTGatcgtctcacccttgtgaCCAAAAActgacaaaattaaaaaaaaaattgtttaatttttaatcacaATCAATAAATGTACAATTAAAGACATATAACTACAATTTTGaacggatgtccatgtatcgTTGGTGAGGCAAACTCTTTAACTGACCAATTGGCCTCTTGACAAATTTGTTTCTACTCTAGAAAgcttttttatatcatttgccACACAGGAATGTTAAATTTAGATTCCAAGTACTTAGAATATGTTTGGAACTATTTCCTCTCAACAAACTGAAATGGTAGCTCATTCATGATGACCATACAAGCTAGATGTTTCCTACACTCATCCAGATCATATTTAGTATACCCCTTCAACGTTGCCCCCCATTACTCCcattcaccatttttttaaatccaatcTATAATCTAGATTTACTCTTCTcttgtaatgattttaatattggactATTTTTGCATTGTTCTTCTAAGTGAAACTTCAATTGGGATGTATTATGTCTCCTATAGTAACATCTATACATTTTACCATGATTGTTATACTTAACCTGGGGTGATTGGGGGTCACCACCCTTTAGTTTGATGAAGTGGGTCCAAACAATTGAAATAGGTTTCTTACTTTGTGGGGGCATGGATAGGGGTAGGGGTTGGATTAGTGGCAGGTTTAGGGGTAGGCTTAGGTATTGGGGTTGGGGTAGGAGAGCTAGCATTAAAATTCGACTGATTATCCATTCTCCAAAAtccacaaaaatattaaataaaacaaaaatcatataacaattaaaaccattcgaaaatcacccaaaacataatgGGGTTTCGATACTGAAACCCCAAAACATAATTGGGTTTCGATATAGAAACCCTAAAACATATCGAAACCTCAAAACAGAATGAGGTTTCATATCGAAACCCCTGacttaatttagggtttcagactGAAACCCAAAACTAATTTAAGGtttcaatctgaaaccctaaattcacATGCACATTAcgcaatttcttttctttttttcttttttttttttacataatttttctcctcaccccAAATACACCCACAAAACTTCTCCACTaacaaaactttaactctcacatCTTCTCCTTTTACAAAAAAGGACAACAAAGGAAAATTTTACTAAAGTTAAAAGTTACTAGCTAAGCAATTGATTGATGCCTACACAATTTCTTTTCACACACAGTAAACAATCAATAAATCTCCGCAGTACACAATTCATAATCTTGTTCTCCAACTCCTCAATTTAATCTCATACTCCATAACtcatcaaaactcaaaaaaagaaataaaaaacaaaaatatgaaacttGGAATCAACGGGATACATACCTTTGGTCCTTCACTTGGACAGAGAGGGTGTGCAACAGAGACGACAACCATGCGACAACCATGCAacggatggagagagagagagagagagagagagagagagagtaggggGGTGTTTGGTTTTACTAATAACAATCAAAATGACACGGTTTTGTATAATCTAAAATGGtatcgtttatatatatatatatatatatatcatggggGCTAGGATTGGGCTAGCCTGCCCCTGCTAGTGGCGCCGGGGCAACAGAGCCCGACTGCCCTCCCCTAGCTAAGCATATAAATATACAAACTAtgagttgtgaaatttattatatttataaaattatcaaaatacatatttttttatattaaaagaaatactttaTTCACAAAAGGATATTATAAATTCATAtagtttgatgtgatatgttatattgtaaTGTTCCTTTTATTAATAAGTAGATTCTATATATCGCAACAATCgatattaatttatgagtttaattttatgagaaCATTTTGTGGGTCTAACATTTCTCCTATACTAATTAATGTGACAtgattacaaataaatgaatttgCCAATACAAATGtgcttttttttccctttctccttGGATGTATAATGTACAAACCTCCGATAGATAATGAAACTGAAATACTTCTCTTATGAGCAAACTTAACtcataataaaagaaaaatgcatgtaTATGACAATATGTTAGAGCATCCCCATCCTATTTCCCATATCACTATTATCcctaaattataaagaaaaatttaggaaaaagctcaaaaaccccctcccatctcattctctattttaggattttgatttaggaaatgaacagtGGAACCACTATTCATctcctaaatcattttttattaatattttattcaaataaataaaataaattcttttttcaatcaactacattttctcttctactcatatttattatacttttaaataatatttttaaaaataatttaaaaaattactaaaatataaaaataataattttaaaaatattattaaacccttaaaaaaataatttaaatttttgtttaaaatattcactataataatagttcaaaacataagaaaaaatattaagtagttaagtttaaaaatggaagtgagagaaaaaagtaataaagaaataatagaagaatattattttaatagaatagagaaaggatagggaatgagatgtagaagttttttaaaaataaataaaatttaagataaaattatagggagtgtcctttttaactaaaatttaggaaaaaatttaagaaatcagatgtgaatgctcttactGATTGCAACCAAAAAGAGgaataaaaatcttgataagaaaataacaaagatcACTTCACTTCAAAATTCAATAcgattaattaaatagatatatatatatatatatataataatatcatgaGTCGCAGGGCTTGAGATTATATACCACGCATCAACATGAGAGCAAAGCAAACAGAATCATGCATGGATTGAACAGCTAGCATCGATCGAGGCTTGGCGATTTGCGTCGACATTGACGTTCTTCCGATCCAGCTGACGTCAAAAAGTTTAAAAGTCGGCCCGCCCACTCCCCCTTTGCCCAAAACAAGTGAACTGATATTTCGACCCAATGCATCGCCGACAATATCTTTTCACTTGCAATAGTCGAATATATCACTTCCTAGGCTTTTAAAGCTTAAACATTTATATTTATCCATATTTTTCTCGGATAATTTGGTCAGAGAACAGGAGATAAGAGATTAGTTAATTGAGGGAGGGTTtctttttagagatgagatatgatgaaataagattaaaattaaattgttaaataaaatattattaaaatatattttttaatattatttttgttttgaaatttaaaaaaattgaattatttattttattttatattaaaaattaaaaaaattgtaataattatatgaaatgagatgatatattttctgaaaataaatgaagcTAGTTCTACATATAATAGGGTAATGATACCCTGCAACtcttttgtaattgttttacagattattttaaatcaatcGATGTAGTTGATCCGcccttcattaaaaaaataatctcatctttACATAACCACCCTTCATCCATATAGAGTTGTAAACTAACTGTAAATTAAttgtaagtttattatttttcatataatattcattttttgttgttgtaaaaATCATAACCAAAGAGTGTGATTAAGCAAAAACAAAGGAAGATGCTCTGTTTGGATTATAAGAATATGGGTAGTGCTAGAGTGTTGTCCAGCTTTAAACATTGGACGTGCCCGTGCCCACTAGTATAAagttcactttttatttttttatttatatttttttaacatatgtaaatatttttagaaaataaaaaaatatactaataaactaatagtcaattccttaattaataagtaaaaaatatttttaaaaaattaaatacataagcgGATAAAATGAGGTGGCATAGTaacattattttaagaatatcataaatcatatgaaatagtagtaaaataatttataaataataataaaataatctgaaaatatcttaaa
This window of the Juglans regia cultivar Chandler chromosome 12, Walnut 2.0, whole genome shotgun sequence genome carries:
- the LOC108987427 gene encoding uncharacterized protein LOC108987427 encodes the protein MHILWQCPAARDVWAGSVRAIQKWTVEEDCFLVFWDKAMQKLEVEELEIVAVVMRSLWQRMNSFIFENIFNGPESLLRKAKTMFDDFKEAQIKLLTQAEEPRQLEASVSSRGSHVLWKKPDQGGIKVNWDAALNSKFMGLGVVMRNEKGEVLACACSRRLPAINYDVAETVALWFAVELCLDLGFNRVTFEGDAQSVVKVVNSREEDLSCGGHIIEDIKTILEGRSAWTVQFIGRKGNEVAHLLVKNALNLEFDKFWIDECPAFIFLQVCKDINCSGLQFDE